One window of the Micromonas commoda chromosome 9, complete sequence genome contains the following:
- a CDS encoding predicted protein has product MVFGSPSGLVPDYNPASRYRQHAKVSTDEALRNNDPYARMSDSYGSHADQKAYPRGTPYKKNPNIIDAWDPDEKPKRPGEGARVSDVYGAHYRDPKYKVPRGGVALSAHGIPDPLDDDDEAERLSSASRNTAARTLKPKAGKGIAGIDYLGGHDQETFGKYFTNGQEFEGYYQGLHAGKKNASQFTGSGLNDKNWVDPYENYRGGVPRLEQRPLPKTMDMDDGLLMHMAPQRREHAAPKVGEKRQELERFRRQQATLQGVNDMSIQDSNRLGVGKKDPRARPDDQRLIKSLLPEKEGGEYKIDHTTRAKTEHSGRDFESHFSGVTFAPEAKDIDDGIFQEGRFKEEIRDARSHMAFKDGVLQAEKGNTDDGIFQEKGEKRGGLKPGMYDREGRRIKPGERGATEKGQIGRGFIANESATNEGIFDKNHVNKWAAKRAQSSLSGAGMKLDNKYTDDGIFDDRHKLRGGDAGKSQRSAMGRGIGGLMADESATNEGIFDSRHKNRFAGRGQAGNLRVGKGGMMAEGNKVDEGIFQSGRKIQGAGLDTKSSLKFSEAGIVGDETGTQVDMFHGPKQGKSEYELKGQASSFQAGFMPKQKNANDGIFREGRVTKFGGKDNETGLGPGLVPTAERAADGIFQEGRTNKFAGKDNETGLGPGMIPRKECASDGIFSEDRTLAGGFAGKDTYSQIGSDFMAKEGTYLREDFASAYSEEFANKDTEDHFEAGLIPQVQWKGGSEAKAAFERRTQLKEYYTNAAKATAEGKKLDFYKRRGANDEAPAAGLGGNRFSRGGNQIARTAGTAPFGTG; this is encoded by the exons ATGGTGTTCGGATCTCCCTCGGGTCTGGTGCCCGACTATAACCCGGCCAGCCGATACCGGCAGCACGCCAAGGTCTCCACG gacgaggcgctgcgCAACAATGACCCGTACGCGCGAATGAGCGACAGCTACGGCTCGCACGCCGACCAGAAGGCGTACCCGCGCGGTACCCCGTACAAGAAGAACCCCAACATCATCGACGCGTGGGATCCCGACGAGAAGCCCAAGAgacccggcgagggcgcgcgcgtctccgacGTCTACGGCGCGCACTACAGGGATCCCAAGTACAaggtcccgcgcggcggcgtcgcgctctccgcgcacGGCATCCCTGACcctctcgacgacgacgacgaggctgagcgcctctcgtccgcgtccaggaACACAGCCGCGCGGACGCTCAAGCCCAAGGCTGGGAAAGGCATCGCGGGAATCGACTACCTCGGCGGGCACGATCAGGAGACGTTCGGGAAGTACTTCACGAACGGCCAGGAGTTCGAGGGGTACTACCAGGGCCTGCACGCGGGCAAGAAGAACGCGTCGCAGTTCACCGGCTCGGGTCTCAACGACAAAAACTGGGTCGATCCCTACGAGAACTATCGCGGCGGAGTGCCCCGACTGGAGCAGCGCCCGCTGCCGAAGACGATGGACATGGACGACGGCTTGCTGATGCACATGGCCCCGCAGAGgcgcgagcacgccgcgccgaaggTCGGGGAGAAGCgccaggagctcgagcgcttCCGACGGCAGCAGGCCACCCTGCAGGGCGTCAACGACATGTCCATTCAGGATTCCAACAGGCTCGGCGTGGGGAAGAAGGATCCGCGCGCCAGGCCCGACGATCAGAGGCTCATCAAGTCCCTGCTCCCCGAGAAGGAGGGTGGCGAGTACAAGATCGACCacacgacgcgcgccaagACGGAGCACAGCGGCAGAGATTTCGAGTCGCACTTCTCCGGCGTCACCTTCGCGCCCGAAGCGAAGGACATTGACGACGGCATATTCCAGGAGGGCCGCTTCAAGGAGGaaatccgcgacgcccgctcGCACATGGCGTTCAAGGACGGCGTGCTGCAGGCGGAGAAGGGCAACACCGACGACGGTATCTTCCAGGAGAAGGGCGAGAAGCGCGGGGGTCTCAAGCCCGGCATGTACGACAGAGAGGGCAGGCGGATCAAGCCGGGCGAGAGGGGCGCCACCGAGAAGGGTCAGATTGGCCGCGGGTTCATCGCCAACgagagcgcgacgaacgagggCATCTTCGACAAGAACCACGTCAACAAgtgggcggcgaagcgcgcccAATCGTCCCtcagcggcgcggggatgaaGCTCGACAACAAGtacaccgacgacggcatATTCGACGATCGGCACaagctgcgcggcggcgacgcgggcaaATCGCAGAGGTCCGCGATGGGCCGCGGGATCGGCGGTCTGATGGCGGACgagagcgcgacgaacgagggCATCTTCGACTCGCGTCACAAGAACCGtttcgccgggcgcgggcagGCTGGTAACCTGAGGGTCGGCAAAGGCGGCATGATGGCAGAGGGGAACAAAGTCGACGAGGGCATCTTCCAATCCGGCCGCAAGATCCAGGGTGCCGGGCTCGACACCAAGTCCTCCCTCAAGTTCTCCGAGGCTGggatcgtcggcgacgagaccGGCACCCAGGTGGACATGTTTCACGGCCCCAAGCAGGGCAAATCGGAGTACGAGCTCAAGGGCCAAGCGTCGTCCTTCCAGGCGGGTTTCATGCCCAAGCAAAAgaacgcgaacgacggcatCTTCCGAGAGGGCCGCGTCACCAAGTTCGGCGGAAAGGACAACGAGACCGGCCTGGGGCCCGGCCTGGTTCCCACCGCGGAGagagccgccgacggcatCTTCCAGGAGGGCCGCACCAACAAGTTTGCGGGGAAGGACAACGAGACTGGCCTCGGACCCGGCATGATACCGCGAAAGGAgtgcgcgagcgacggcatCTTCTCCGAGGATCGAACGCTCGCGGGTGGATTCGCGGGCAAGGACACGTACTCGCAGATCGGGAGCGACTTCATGGCCAAGGAGGGGACGTACTTGCGCGAGGATTTCGCATCCGCGTATTCCGAGGAGTTTGCCAACAAGGACACCGAGGACCACTTCGAGGCTGGTCTCATCCCTCAGGTGCAGTGGAAGGGCGGCAGCGAGGCCAAGGCCGCGTTCGAACGTCGAACGCAGCTGAAGGAGTACTACACCAACGCGGCGAAAGCGACGGCGGAGGGGAAGAAGCTCGATTTTTACAAGCGAAGGGGCGCCAACGACgaggctcccgcggcgggtctcggAGGAAACAGATTTTCTCGGGGCGGCAACCAAATCGCTCGCACCGCGGGCACCGCCCCGTTCGGAACCGGCTAG
- a CDS encoding predicted protein, giving the protein MATRIAKKIVVVGGGNSAGYFARAVVAAGRGADLTVISAEDVLPYERPALTKAFLNETGPARLPGFHTSVGGGGERQNQEWYDANGVEVHLGTRVVSWDAASKTVTTDTSASFGYEKLIVAIGCTALKLPASMGGDLPGVHYVRDHADALALYDAMSKARAPVVIGGGYIGLEAAAAFAARGAKPAVVMMEPHVMARLWTPTIAAHYETLYESKGCVFHKNAKVSAIARGEDGRVESVELEGGVTLPADLVVVGVGAGAVTAPFDALDTTPDARNPGGILVDHTFAASGVNVEPKSVYAIGDVAAFPLAFDDNQTVRMEHVAHARASAAHCARCILAADDDDTQTANAPYRYTPYFYSRVFEQSDSTRKVAWVFYGLQRGDVVCVGDFAPKLAAFWVNEGVCVGAMLESGTPDEVKAVQAIAEGRPSVDVEKLRACATAEAALALFA; this is encoded by the coding sequence atggccaccCGAATCGCCAAGaagatcgtcgtcgtgggcggcggcaacAGCGCCGGCTacttcgcccgcgccgtcgtcgccgccggccgcggcgccgacctcACCGTGAtcagcgccgaggacgtcctcCCGTACGAGCGCCCCGCGCTGACGAAGGCTTTCCTCAACGAGACCgggcccgcgcgcctcccgggGTTCCACacgtccgtcggcggcggcggcgagcgacagAACCAGGAGTGGTACGACGccaacggcgtcgaggtccacCTCGGCACCAGGGTGGTCTCCtgggacgccgcgtccaagaCGGTCACCACCGACACGTCCGCCTCGTTCGGCTACGAGAagctcatcgtcgccatcggGTGCACCGCGCTCAAGCTCCCGGCGTCCATGGGCGGCGACCTCCCGGGCGTACACTACGTCAGGGACCAcgcggatgcgctcgcgctctACGACGCCATGTCCAAGGCCCGCGCACCCGTGGTCATCGGCGGGGGCTACATCGGactcgaagccgccgccgcgttcgccgctcgcggcgccaaacccgccgtcgtcatgATGGAACCCCACGTGATGGCGCGCCTCTGGAccccgacgatcgcggcgcactACGAAACGCTGTACGAGTCCAAGGGGTGCGTCTTTCACAAGAACGCCAAGGtgagcgccatcgcgcggggcgaagaCGGCCGAGTCGAATCGGTCGAGTTGGAAGGGGGCGTCACCTTGCCCGCGGATCTCGTCgtggtcggcgtcggcgcaggcgccgtcaccgccccgTTCGACGCCCTGGACACCACCCCGGACGCCAGGAACCCGGGTGGTATCCTCGTGGACCacacgttcgccgcgtccggggtTAACGTCGAGCCCAAATCCGTGTACgccatcggcgacgtcgccgcgtttccgctcgcgttcgacgaTAACCAAACGGTTCGCATGGAGCACGTCGCGCacgctcgcgcctccgcggcgcactGCGCGCGgtgcatcctcgccgcggacgacgacgacacacAAACGGCGAACGCTCCGTACCGATACACGCCTTACTTTTACAGCAGGGTGTTCGAACAGTCGGACTCGACTCGCAAAGTCGCGTGGGTGTTTTACGGGTTGCAgcgaggcgacgtcgtctGCGTCGGCGATTTCGCGcccaagctcgcggcgttttGGGTGAACGAGGGCGTCTGCGTCGGCGCCATGCTCGAGagcggcacccccgacgagGTCAAGGCCGTGCaggccatcgccgagggTAGGCCgtccgtggacgtcgagaaGCTCCGGgcgtgcgccaccgcggaggcggcgctggcacTCTTTGCGTGA
- a CDS encoding DEAD/DEAH box helicase produces the protein MGDERKRRRDESLEPHASCDEPFDPDSFDWEVSAHGTPADARSLTLVVGTTAENSPRVIASSQNADRPPNTIPPQARYEALSRVFHTPRDAYPRGCPEERELRDFVPKAARFNARLRAASSVARSGLDDADATRATTNGGDDGPLNLPRRYDPRYKVNAAVLTAPRPELERAARRERLPPAAVDEYRSVLAHYEDFRQRRSLAKLVKLAKDKSKLPIAAEMDAIVRSVTEHPVTLIAGDTGCGKSTQVPQYLLRAGFRRVALTQPRRVAATALARRVSHETLNEWGGEIAYKIRFDTTNDGARTRVLFMTEGVLLRQLCADPDLHEFDVVVIDEAHERHLNTDLALGLLKSITERRAEFRLVIMSATIDLEMFARYFGGCPAISVPGRLHPIKLTYLDANLAGGRRVDRADEKPTVVGSNPSRRGFRNRDTGERFERIDPHPYLVLLQRIDAKYPRNQRGDLLVFLPGMAEIGAVAEHVRPYAVESKRWIILPLHSALSAEEQDKVFDAAPEGVRKCVLSTNVAETSVTIDGVRFVCDSGRHKEMQHDPRTGAGSLQEGWISKASADQRKGRAGRTGPGVCFRLYSEVEYERFRKNTPPEISRANLQGLVLQLKNIAGGTCDARYFPWLEPPPRDALESATWALREHGALTSAETLTPLGGLLASLPVDVNAGKLLALASLFGLTGPATSLAAALAVKSPFARKPGGSASGNTREARFDFESPHGDPFTALTAYARWLDVRDGRRENSRKWCRRMGLEEQRLVEMAKLQRQFSDACEGSGLTRKNGGGGGESGKGGDGEVGGSNPRGGGVERGRHSVLRHKRRLLRDMQRARERERGRRVLAPDGDGGAGGSDPDPDDDDDDEKSPSTVFEDEIRALDLAVHVDLRAARRAARGGALGRGETSLMKAILAQALYPRVAAPDSNNASRERESDWRFHCREVRDAVLHPTSSLCAPDHAPAPTEVVLFGEMLETHRVFLCNCARAPAHALLLSASNVECDVYAERILVDRWLMLRVSTAGGGESLLVAASRLRLATRALLRERLRVSKGSRRRSSNGGRRRGGGVRSDEDVFEEADAPPADLLAAVRAAPVPEAARLIAEETVSACGGVLDVDPSHPSRPSRSPWGEHGVRGDDLADDLAKFIEWPVRYDVEVVSKSALLRNLPPEHEPVADGVGDGARKTNASSFVGIAVAPWLRWAGLREKEDDLADHAAAPHLRKRWKCPACGKTMMAFYQEIDRHRERCGLPEEERDPAALPANFGKGGGSGPSLQEELAGGANLGLPREALSLRPPATTSTSEFADAPKPRDDPGGNRSPDLKYDPGGHVNLFDGASVAQGGDAPSGPTRSFGCEKCGKTLELTTVGILKHRRSCRG, from the coding sequence atgggggACGAGCGCAAGAGGCGTCGGGACGAGTCGCTCGAGCCCCACGCATCGTGCGACGAGCCCTTCGACCCGGACTCGTTCGATTGGGAGGTGAGCGCGCATGGAACTCCGGCCGACGCTCGATCCCTGACCCTCGTTGTCGGCACCACCGCCGAGAATTCTCCACGAGTAATCGCCTCTTCCCAGAACGCTGACCGTCCACCCAACACGATCCCTCCCCAGGCGCGCTACGAGGCTCTCTCGCGCGTGTTCCACACTCCTCGCGATGCGTACCCGCGCGGCTgccccgaggagcgcgagctgcgagACTTTGTTCCGAAGGCGGCCAGATTTAACGCGAGACTTCGCGCCGCttcgtccgtcgcgcgctcgggtctcgacgacgcggacgcgacgagggcgacgacgaacggcggcgacgacgggccgcTGAACCTGCCGCGAAGGTACGATCCGCGGTACAAGgtcaacgccgcggtgctcaccgcgccgcgcccggagcttgagcgcgcggcgcgccgcgagcgcctaccccccgcggcggtcgacgaGTACAGAAGCGTGCTCGCGCACTACGAAGATTTCCGACAACGACGCTCGCTGGCCAAACTCGtcaagctcgccaaggacAAGAGCAAGCttcccatcgccgcggagatggacgccaTCGTGCGATCGGTGACGGAACATCCCGTGACGCTCATCGCGGGAGACACCGGGTGCGGCAAGAGCACGCAGGTGCCGCAGTACCTTTTACGAGCGGGAttccgacgcgtcgcttTAACGCAACCGAGGCGCGTCGCAGCcacggcgctggcgcggcgcgtgtcgCACGAAACTCTCAACGAGTGGGGCGGGGAAATAGCGTACAAGATACGCTTCGACACCACCAACGACGGGGCGCGAACCAGGGTGCTGTTCATGACGGAAGGGGTGCTGCTtcgacagctgtgcgcggaTCCGGACCTTCACGaattcgacgtcgtcgtcatcgacgaaGCGCACGAGAGGCACCTCAACACGGATCTCGCGCTGGGTCTCTTGAAGTCAATCACGGAGCGAAGAGCCGAGTTTCGGCTGGTGATCATGTCCGCGACGATCGACCTGGAGATGTTCGCGAGGTACTTTGGCGGATGTCCGGCGATATCCGTCCCGGGCAGGCTGCACCCAATCAAGCTCACCTACCTCGACGCGAACTTGGCGGGTGGCCGGCGGGTAGATCGCGCGGATGAGAAACCGACGGTCGTCGGTtcgaacccgtcgcggcgcgggtttcgTAACAGGGACACCGGCGAGAGGTTCGAGAGAATCGACCCCCACCCCTACCTGGTGCTGCTTCAGAGAATAGACGCCAAGTACCCGCGAAATCAACGCGGCGACTTGCTCGTCTTTTTACCGGGGATGGCTGAGATCGGCGCAGTCGCCGAGCACGTGCGACCGTACGCGGTGGAGTCCAAGCGATGGATCATCCTGCCCCTGCACAGCGCGCTCagcgcggaggagcaggATAAGGTGTTCGACGCCGCtcccgagggcgtccgcaAGTGCGTTTTGTCCACCAACGTAGCGGAGACGTCGGTGACGATTGACGGCGTCCGTTTCGTCTGCGACAGCGGCCGGCACAAGGAGATGCAGCACGACCCTCGCACCGGGGCCGGGTCCCTCCAGGAGGGGTGGATCAGcaaggcgagcgcggatcAGCGAAAgggccgcgcgggacggACGGGCCCCGGCGTGTGCTTTCGCCTGTACTCGGAAGTCGAATACGAGCGGTTCCGAAAGAATACGCCGCCGGAGATTTCTCGGGCCAATCTTCAGGGCCTCGTGCTGCAACTCAAGAACATCGCGGGGGGCacgtgcgacgcgcgatACTTTCCGTGGCTGGAACCGCCCCCGAGGGACGCGCTGGagtcggcgacgtgggcgtTGCGGGAGCACGGCGCGTTGACATCCGCGGAGACGCTGACGCCGCTCGGGGGTTTACTCGCGAGTCTACCCGTGGACGTCAACGCCGGGAAGCTGCTGGCGCTGGCGTCGCTGTTCGGGCTGACCggaccggcgacgtcgctggcggctgcgctcgcggtcaagtcgccgttcgcgcgaaAGCCCGGCGGTTCGGCGAGCGGTAACACGCGGGAGGCGAGGTTCGATTTCGAGTCCCCTCACGGCGACCCGTTcacggcgctcaccgcgtacGCTCGGTGGCTGGACGTGCGAGACGGACGCAGGGAAAACTCGAGGAAGTGGTGCCGGCGGATGGGCCTGGAGGAGCAGAGGCTCGTGGAGATGGCCAAGCTTCAGCGGCAGTTcagcgacgcgtgcgagggGTCGGGGCTGACGAGAAAgaacgggggcggcggcggcgaaagtGGCAAAGGCGGAGACGGGGAGGTCGGAGGTtcgaacccccgcggcggcggcgtggagagGGGACGCCACTCCGTGCTGCGACACAAGCGGCGGCTGCTGAGGGACatgcagcgcgcgcgcgagcgcgagcggggaaGGCGGGTCCTGGCgccggacggcgacggcggcgccggcgggtccGACCCCGAtccagacgacgacgacgacgacgaaaagAGCCCCAGCACCGTGTTCGAGGACGAAATCAGGGCCCTGGACCTCGCCGTTCACGTCGatcttcgcgcggcgcggcgcgcggcgcgaggcggcgccctcggtcGCGGGGAGACGTCGCTGATGAAGGCTATcctggcgcaggcgctctaccctcgcgtcgcggcgcccgactCGAACAACGCGAGTCGAGAACGAGAGAGCGACTGGAGGTTCCACTGCAGGGAggttcgcgacgcggtgTTGCATCCCACGTCGAGTCTCTGCGCCCCGGAccacgcgccggcgcccaccgAGGTGGTGCTCTTCGGAGAGATGCTCGAGACCCACCGGGTGTTTTTGTGCAACTGCGCCAGGGCTccggcgcacgcgctgtTGCTCTCGGCGTCAAACGTCGAGTGCGACGTGTACGCCGAACGAATCTTAGTGGACCGGTGGCTGATGTTACGCGTCAGcacggcgggcgggggcgagtccctgctcgtcgccgcgtcgcggctcaggctggcgacgagggcgctgctgcgcgagcgcctgcgtGTCTCAAAGggcagccgccgacggtCGTCCAACGGCGGGCgaagacgcggcggcggcgttcgaaGCGACGAGGATGTGTTCGaagaggcggacgcgccgcccgcggatctgttggcggcggtgcgcgccgcgcccgtgcccgaggcggcgaggctcatcgccgaggagaccgtctcggcgtgcggcggcgtgctcgacgTAGACCCTTCGCACccttcgcgcccttcgcgttCGCCGTGGGGGGAGCACGGCGTgcggggcgacgacctcgcggatGATCTCGCCAAGTTCATCGAGTGGCCGGTGCGAtacgacgtcgaggtggtTTCCAAATCCGCGCTCCTCCGTAACCTTCCGCCCGAACacgagcccgtcgcggacggagtgggcgacggcgctcggaAAAcaaacgcgtcgtcgttcgtggGCATAGCCGTGGCGCCGTGGCTTAGATGGGCGGGGCTTcgcgagaaggaggacgacctcgccgaccacgccgcggctccACACCTTCGCAAGCGGTGGAAGTGCCCCGCGTGCGGGAAAACGATGATGGCGTTTTATCAGGAGATTGATCGGCACAGGGAGCGATGCGGCttgcccgaggaggagcgggaccccgccgcgctgccggCGAACTTCGGCAAGGGCGGAGGGTCCGGACCGAGTCTGCAGGAGGAGCTGGCGGGTGGGGCGAACTTGGGTTTACCGCGAGAGGCGCTGTCGCTgcggccgccggcgacgacgagcacgagcgAGTTCGCGGACGCTCCGAAACCGAGAGACGATCCGGGCGGGAATCGATCCCCCGACCTCAAGTACGATCCCGGCGGGCACGTCAACCtgttcgacggcgcgagcgtcgcgcagGGGGGCGATGCACCCTCGGGGCCGACTCGATCTTTCGGGTGCGAGAAGTGCGGGAAGACGCTCGAGCTCACGACGGTTGGGATTTTGAAGCACAGAAGGTCGTGCCGGGGGTaa